One Caretta caretta isolate rCarCar2 chromosome 6, rCarCar1.hap1, whole genome shotgun sequence genomic region harbors:
- the TCP11L1 gene encoding T-complex protein 11-like protein 1, producing MSQEPDIPHTSEEKLGDSEGIKEDSLNNPDQSMRARIRQSSSSPHRCNTAQSSSPRLVSMEELMETAKGVSNMALAHEIVVNGGFQIKPAELPEGSLEKTVKEIVHKAFWDCLEAQLSEDPPTYDHSIKLVGEIKETLLSFLLPGHTRLRNQITEVLDLDLIKQEAVNGALDISKLAQFIIGMMGTLCAPVRDEEIKKLKDIHEIVPLFRAIFSVLNLMKMDMANFAVSSIRPHLMQQSVEYEREKFQRIFEKQPNSLDFVTDWLQEASDDLANLRCKNPPSPGVGAAASGVPVLCPAAVQNWAYLKLLKWDHVHRPFPETLLMDHTRFQEMQLELGQLTVTGAILLVMFNVAGAALSNLPGFADKIKTIIKVLLTGMHLPSFNLSESLATVGEKVCAEVSSCLSQHGFMPLTTEKEIVLKGQIQTLGNSDNTICKLIDSRIQEFLESYLASGHQKSFPAIPGGLGPIQREMEEIAVKYVRLVNYNKMVFSPYYDVILSKLLNKEESQLLG from the exons ATGTCTCAGGAACCTGATATTCCACATACAAGTGAAGAAAAATTAGGCGATTCAGAGGGTATCAAAGAGGACAGCTTGAACAACCCAGATCAGTCTATGAGAGCGAGGATACGACAAAGTTCCTCAAGTCCACACAGGTGCAACACAGCTCAAT CTAGTTCCCCTCGGCTTGTGTCGATGGAAGAGCTGATGGAAACAGCGAAAGGAGTTTCTAATATGGCATTAGCACATGAAATTGTAGTCAATGGAGGCTTCCAGATTAAACCAGCTGAATTACCAGAAGGCAG CCTGGAGAAAACCGTAAAAGAGATTGTACACAAAGCTTTTTGGGATTGTCTGGAAGCCCAGTTAAGCGAAGATCCGCCAACATACGATCATTCAATTAAACTTGTGGGGGAGATTAAAGAG acTCTTCTATCTTTCTTATTGCCTGGTCATACTAGATTAAGAAATCAGATTACTGAAGTTCTGGATCTGGATCTGATAAAGCAGGAGGCAGTGAATGGGGCCCTGGATATTTCTAAGCTGGCACAATTCATCATTGGAATGATGGGGACCCTTTGTGCTCCAGTTAGAGATGAGGAAATTAAGAAACTGAAAGACATTCATGAAATAGTCCCACTATTCAG agcaatTTTCTCTGTATTAAACTTAATGAAAATGGACATGGCTAACTTTGCTGTCAGTAGCATTAGGCCGCATTTAATGCAACAATCTGTTGAATACGAAagagagaagtttcagaggaTTTTTGAGAAACAGCCAA ATTCTCTAGACTTTGTCACCGACTGGCTGCAAGAAGCATCAGATGATCTTGCCAACTTGAGGTGTAAAAATCCACCTTCCCCTGGTGTTGGTGCTGCAGCTAGTGGAGTTCCTGTATTGTGTCCTGCTGCTGTACAGAATTGGGCCTATCTAAAGCTGCTTAAGTGGGATCATGTGCACAGGCCTTTCCCAGAA ACATTGTTAATGGACCACACCCGCTTTCAGGAAATGCAGCTGGAGCTGGGACAGCTCACCGTGACGGGTGCTATCCTCCTGGTCATGTTCAATGTAGCAGGTGCAGCGCTTTCCAATCTGCCAGGGTTTGCTGACAAAATCAAAACCATTATAAAGGTGTTGTTGACGGGAATGCACCTTCC CTCCTTTAATCTGAGTGAATCTTTGGCTACTGTTGGTGAGAAGGTCTGTGCTGAAGTTAGTAGCTGTCTTTCCCAACATGGATTCATGCCATTGACAACTGAGAAAGAGATTGTGCTTAAAGGACAGATCCAGACATTGGGAAATTCTGACAACACTATATGCAAATTGATAG attcacGAATTCAGGAATTTTTGGAGAGCTATCTGGCTTCTGGTCATCAGAAATCATTTCCTGCTATTCCTGGGGGATTAGGGCCTATTCAAAGAGAGATGGAAGAAATTGCTGTCAAGTACGTTCGCCTTGTCAACTATAACAAGATGGTGTTTAGCCCTTACTATGATGTGATCCTCAGCAAACTACTGAATAAGGAAGAATCCCAATTGTTAGGGTAG